TACTGATCTTCGGTGGCTCGCAGTTTCAGTTCCCGTTCGCGTGTTTCTTCCGCTACGCTTGGAACGAGATAGCAGTTGGACTCCCTaaagacaacacaaaaacGGTGGAGGTAGTATGAGCGGATGTAGATTGAATGTCAAACCATTCGGATGCACAAACTTTCGCGACGGCATCGGACCCGATTCCTTGCCAAGTTCCGCATGCCATGGGAAGCAAAACGACTTACTTGTAGACCACCTTCTTGCGATCATTCCACGGCCACACACCGTTCCATTTGTCGGGCTAGAAAGGAAGGATTGCTTGTTAGCTGAAACACGCGCTACAGTGTTGTTTTAGTGTACTCACATTCCTGTTAGCGCGCAGACGATTTTCCCAATCCAGCATCGAACGGTCGGCTTCGTTTACTGAGGAAAAGAAACCATCATCTTGATCAACGGGTGGGGTAGTGGCGATCCTTGCGAAATGCAGGTGGACACGGGATGGGATAGGACATAGACGGGATGAAGCTCATGAGTGGACAGAGAATGGGCTCAGGGAGGAAGGATTGTTCGATTATAAACGTTCGTCGTCAGTTTGCCCTGTCTAATAGGCACCGTAATGATCATGAAGATGTaacgtgtttgttttgcgcCTTTTTTGTGAGCTTCCCTTCAAAGTACTTACAAGGTTTAAACCAGTAATCCACTGTCATCTCATCTTCACTATCTTCATCCACAtcactgaagaaaaaaacaagaagcaaaaacatatTGAAATTCACTCACACATCATCTTTAACTATTGTGCTTTTTCATCTGATTGCTCATACCCGCTGACGAAGATCTTCACCGTGCGTCCCGATTCCGCGATTAGCTCCTGTGCCTGCGCAAGTGTCAGCTTCTCCGCGTGGGTATCGTTAATTTTTGTGATGATATCATTTACccgaataccggcccgccggGCCAACCCTTCACGCTTCACCGAAATCACTGTCAGCGGTTCGAACTGATCGATGCCACCGGTCACCTCGAAACCCCACAGATTGTCCACAAATGACATAACGCGACGATCGAGCTCGGTCGTACCCGAAACACGCACATGATACTCGCAGTTCTTGAACGATTCTATCGGCGGCAGGGCCATCTCCATAGCATCCACTTGCACATCCATTGTGTTGATGTTTGCGTTGAAAGCTTCTGGAAAGCGACCAGAGATACCACTTGAAGTTGAGCTATGGACACTAAGCCGTTAGCTGATGGTTGATGCTTTGTGCTTTGATCGGACACTACCGTTCGAATGAGTTTGCTACGAGTGGGTGCCTTCGTAATGCTTCATTAAATTATCTTCCCACTCAATGTCACCACCGTCAAACGCGAGCCCGATGCACCAAAGCGTGCCCGAACGCGCGCTCTTCCGATACCGAGCAAAACAATTCGATCGGCCCACAATTAACGAGCATCGGGTTATTGCAAACGGGTTATCTAACGCATCGTCTCCTAAGGATGCGAAGCAGAGACCGGGAACGCATATCAACTCAGCTAGCGCGAGGGTGTGTGGTTGAGCTGCTGTCAAGTCATCAcagtatttttaattcatttccgACAGTGTTAATCTCGTTCACGATCAATCGATTGTTTCATCGAAATGGGCTATTATTAGCGACACTTCCCGTGTGTTGACGAACCGCACCGACGTGCAAATATTATTCACCTTTCCGGTACCGGTGAGCTTTAGTTCGAATCTGTGCGTGATTTAACAGCAGGTGGACTGTGCAATGTGCCAGTTATTAGGGAGCTTCCTTCCCGTGCTAATGACCGCCGATATCCTTCGTCAAGGCTTCCGTGGGTAAACGTTTAATTGGGGCAACATTGTTTTGTTCATGGCGCCATGTAATGTACTGCTGCGTGGTGGGGCCTTCAACTTTACATTGGGCGTAAGGTTAAAGGCCACGGCAGTTCAAACGCTACCGTGCACTGATTCTTTCTTACCTGTTATATTTATTTAGCAATCGTTATATCGGTGTTATGACATTGCGAATGAGCTGCGACATTGGTGAGCTGGTGCGAATGAGCGAATGAGCTGGTCCTGGAGGGTTTCCAGCTcattggaaaacaatttctgtgatttttgtggAATAAATTGGGTGAAATTTATACTGCAATACCGATATGAATTCCAAAAATGtaaagtatttaaattttacataaaaaagataCAGTGAGCTAACACGTAAACACGGGTAACAAATCTCATCCAAACTAGATAATCAAACCGTAAGCAGGAATGACTGTTCAGCAAAGGGTGAATAAAGTCAAACAGTGCAGAACACTCGAGGTTGAAAAAGCGTTTCATGCTGACAGATGACCTGATTTCAAATGTGATAATTAATTTGAGAACACTTTGAAGTAAGATAACAAATCGTTGATTTACTTTGATcaatttattaaaatcaaaaccctatatttttcttcttggctcaacggacttctaggtcacgcctgGTCGTCGTCGATATTGGCCGATATCGCGTAGATACATTGTCAGTCCTCTCTATGGGGAGAcgagtccggatgggatttaaaccccagTTCCTTCGAGTacagatcggcgccgctgtcgcctataccatcGGGTCGAAAAAAGCGCTTTTATTTCTACTATCTCTTTGTGGTGAACAAAAAATTTACTCCGAAGGTCTTGACCGTAGCAGCATCTGTATTAATTTTACTCAATTTATTACCTTGAAGTTTCGATCGAACATATTTTTACCAAAATATGTTATTTTACAATGTTCCCcttaggaaaaaaatataattaagactaaaaaataaatatttgatcaaTCGAAATTTGATCGTCAATGGACAGTTCTATATGTACTGCAAATAACCTTGATCGTTGCTGTACTTTGTTCTACCGTGCAAATAACCCATCAATCCCTCCCGATCGAtctattattttctttcgacGAGTGCTTTCTTTCAACGCTTTCTTTGTGCTTTCAACTTTGGCCTTACGCCAGCAAAAGTTGCTCGACGAAAAGATGTTCACGTGGGtcgaaccccttttttctatCCATTTGGCAGCAATGTGCGCTAAACGCAAAGTTGTTTATCGATTCAACACTTTCGCAGTTAATAATAAACGCAATGCAACCGGTGTAGGTaaatggtgttttatttttattttacttatttacaTAGAAATACCA
This genomic window from Anopheles maculipalpis chromosome 2RL, idAnoMacuDA_375_x, whole genome shotgun sequence contains:
- the LOC126558555 gene encoding uncharacterized protein LOC126558555 isoform X2 gives rise to the protein MDVQVDAMEMALPPIESFKNCEYHVRVSGTTELDRRVMSFVDNLWGFEVTGGIDQFEPLTVISVKREGLARRAGIRVNDIITKINDTHAEKLTLAQAQELIAESGRTVKIFVSGDVDEDSEDEMTVDYWFKPLNEADRSMLDWENRLRANRNPDKWNGVWPWNDRKKVVYKESNCYLVPSVAEETRERELKLRATEDQYEKHLKREREQAEKKAEEERLAEEARRAEEERRAEEEQFFAKFEAEQKQRQEEEAAKRLQQSEADQSTADADGSVEQETTVADAEADKYIDELMDQEKVLGEVSTDMIEPEDTSSTENA
- the LOC126558555 gene encoding uncharacterized protein LOC126558555 isoform X1, producing the protein MDVQVDAMEMALPPIESFKNCEYHVRVSGTTELDRRVMSFVDNLWGFEVTGGIDQFEPLTVISVKREGLARRAGIRVNDIITKINDTHAEKLTLAQAQELIAESGRTVKIFVSGDVDEDSEDEMTVDYWFKPYDGFFSSVNEADRSMLDWENRLRANRNPDKWNGVWPWNDRKKVVYKESNCYLVPSVAEETRERELKLRATEDQYEKHLKREREQAEKKAEEERLAEEARRAEEERRAEEEQFFAKFEAEQKQRQEEEAAKRLQQSEADQSTADADGSVEQETTVADAEADKYIDELMDQEKVLGEVSTDMIEPEDTSSTENA